The following coding sequences are from one Paenibacillus sp. JDR-2 window:
- a CDS encoding LysR family transcriptional regulator, with the protein MEFLQLKYFQAVARHEHITKAAKELNVSQPSLSNSINRLEKRLGVPLFERQGRHVKLNAFGKTYLNRVERAFLELEEGEREITDMAGLEHGTVSISVTLPYVLPMMLKEFLTRHPHVRIIQHQLGSVSDMLSELENADIDFCISTTPMNGPDIEWLTLAEEELCLTVPKGHPFASRESISLIEAANEPFISLSSRSNFREITDGFCRKAGFEPRIAFELEEVSSIQTLVEMGLGITFTLPLSLGNRASSPGTVQLKISDPVCRRTFGIAWNRKHYLSQAAVRFREFVISFFGKM; encoded by the coding sequence TTGGAGTTTCTCCAGTTGAAATATTTTCAAGCCGTCGCCCGGCATGAGCATATTACGAAAGCCGCGAAGGAGCTGAACGTCTCGCAGCCGTCGCTCAGCAACTCCATCAACCGGCTGGAAAAACGGCTTGGCGTGCCTCTTTTCGAACGGCAAGGCAGGCACGTCAAGCTGAATGCATTCGGCAAGACTTATCTCAACCGCGTTGAACGGGCCTTTCTCGAGCTTGAAGAAGGCGAACGCGAAATTACGGATATGGCCGGGCTTGAGCATGGCACCGTGTCCATCTCCGTTACGCTGCCTTATGTGCTGCCCATGATGCTGAAGGAATTTCTGACGCGGCATCCGCATGTCCGGATTATCCAGCATCAGCTTGGTTCCGTCTCGGACATGCTTAGCGAGCTGGAAAATGCGGATATCGATTTCTGCATTTCGACCACCCCGATGAACGGGCCGGACATTGAGTGGCTTACCCTTGCGGAAGAAGAGCTTTGTCTGACGGTACCGAAGGGGCATCCTTTCGCATCGCGGGAGAGCATCTCCTTGATTGAAGCGGCGAACGAGCCGTTTATCTCGCTCTCCTCCCGCTCCAACTTCCGCGAAATTACGGACGGCTTCTGCCGGAAAGCCGGCTTCGAGCCGCGGATCGCCTTCGAGCTTGAAGAGGTCAGCTCCATCCAGACGCTTGTCGAGATGGGTCTTGGCATCACCTTTACCCTTCCGCTGTCGCTGGGCAACCGGGCGTCGAGCCCGGGCACCGTGCAGCTCAAAATCTCCGATCCGGTCTGCCGCCGCACCTTCGGCATCGCCTGGAACCGGAAGCATTACCTTTCCCAAGCAGCAGTCCGTTTCCGCGAGTTCGTGATCAGCTTCTTCGGCAAGATGTAG
- a CDS encoding methyl-accepting chemotaxis protein: MYMFRSRLILKLSVMILAILVLLSSALIYIQVQNTKKASEEAIGNFNIHMAEAYAGQFDVSAYADFVKDQQENDLYWKIREQMNEYRERIGAMYVYTVQINDKGEPILLIDGQPKDSDSASPIGEVTDIPLDAIGKLNNGETAKSGIIRNEEYGDYISSYAPLRDAGGKMIGVLGIDTDVSVSKTIYKDVIGDSVPLFIIMGVLTLLVFLFIAFFLARTLRPLGVIVKGAEAIAHGNLAEARQQLQVTKVKSKDEIGQVYSAMTQMIARLGVTLEDVVRDMALTTQSIVHSTEQFGTEAAQMVAMNEKLEHSVTTMADGARHQRMGAEESASSMEDITQAIQRVSEASMQVSSVSHEALESAEHGRESIHGLRQQVELMASVAKQTADSVGLLQSYMQQIEPVLQSITSISDQTKLLALNASIEAARAGEHGSGFAIVAGEVRKLAEASAISASQVTSLLEQIGQESVHIGDRMQAGSVEMVKGTELSGRVEALFDRTMDQFIHVNSQIQEISAAAEEVLAGSEEVAASVEQIAQISRATADSSATLEQMSKHQLEAAKRIADTTEQLKSRSEGLEAAVGKFKL, encoded by the coding sequence ATGTATATGTTTCGGAGCCGGTTAATACTGAAGTTATCTGTGATGATATTGGCGATCCTTGTTCTCTTGTCATCTGCCTTGATTTACATTCAGGTTCAGAACACCAAGAAGGCAAGCGAGGAAGCGATCGGCAATTTCAATATTCATATGGCAGAGGCTTATGCCGGACAGTTTGATGTAAGCGCTTATGCGGATTTTGTGAAAGACCAGCAGGAGAACGATCTGTACTGGAAGATCCGGGAGCAGATGAATGAGTACAGGGAACGGATCGGAGCGATGTACGTCTATACGGTGCAGATTAACGATAAGGGAGAGCCGATTCTGCTTATAGACGGGCAGCCGAAGGATTCAGACTCCGCTTCGCCGATTGGCGAAGTAACGGATATACCATTGGATGCTATAGGGAAGCTCAATAACGGGGAAACGGCCAAATCCGGCATCATCCGCAATGAGGAATACGGAGATTATATTTCTTCCTACGCTCCCCTGCGCGATGCAGGCGGGAAGATGATCGGTGTGCTTGGCATCGATACCGACGTATCGGTATCGAAAACGATCTATAAGGACGTTATCGGGGACAGCGTACCTCTCTTTATTATTATGGGAGTGCTCACTCTACTCGTGTTTCTGTTTATTGCCTTCTTCCTGGCACGTACTCTTAGACCGCTCGGGGTTATCGTAAAAGGAGCCGAAGCGATCGCCCACGGCAATCTTGCGGAGGCAAGGCAGCAGCTTCAGGTAACGAAAGTGAAGTCGAAGGACGAGATTGGACAAGTCTATTCGGCCATGACGCAGATGATCGCGCGGCTTGGCGTTACGCTTGAGGATGTTGTCCGCGACATGGCTTTGACAACGCAAAGCATCGTTCATTCGACGGAGCAGTTCGGAACCGAAGCGGCTCAGATGGTCGCGATGAACGAGAAGCTCGAGCATTCCGTAACGACGATGGCCGATGGCGCGCGTCATCAACGGATGGGAGCGGAAGAAAGCGCCAGCTCGATGGAGGATATCACGCAGGCGATCCAGCGCGTATCCGAGGCTTCCATGCAGGTATCAAGCGTATCGCATGAAGCGCTGGAGTCGGCCGAGCATGGAAGGGAATCCATACACGGGTTGCGGCAGCAGGTCGAGCTGATGGCCTCGGTAGCTAAGCAGACGGCAGACTCGGTGGGGCTTCTGCAGAGCTATATGCAGCAGATTGAGCCGGTGCTTCAGTCAATTACGAGCATCTCGGACCAGACGAAGCTGCTTGCGCTGAACGCTTCCATTGAAGCGGCCCGCGCAGGCGAGCATGGTTCAGGCTTCGCCATTGTAGCCGGAGAGGTACGCAAGCTGGCAGAAGCATCCGCTATCTCGGCCTCCCAGGTAACATCCTTGCTCGAACAGATTGGACAGGAGTCCGTCCATATCGGCGATAGAATGCAGGCGGGCAGTGTCGAGATGGTAAAAGGCACGGAGCTGTCGGGCCGGGTAGAAGCTTTGTTCGACCGGACGATGGATCAGTTCATTCATGTAAACAGCCAGATTCAGGAGATCTCGGCAGCGGCTGAAGAAGTGTTGGCCGGCTCCGAGGAAGTAGCCGCTTCGGTTGAGCAGATCGCTCAGATTTCCCGCGCAACCGCAGACAGCTCGGCCACGCTGGAGCAGATGTCGAAGCATCAGCTGGAAGCAGCTAAACGGATTGCGGACACAACCGAACAGTTGAAGAGCCGCAGCGAAGGTTTGGAAGCGGCGGTAGGCAAATTTAAGCTCTAG
- a CDS encoding DUF6855 family protein, whose amino-acid sequence MSSAAGTKENPWKLKTPPLTSEYEMYKDEKDGKAIIVCTVGKTVLHYDYRCMDDLYAMLKEHGDWIELGSADEQKPAKDGTVEAWGRSPENPVGGWYGLKKGLRGRFGMYIPPLMEALGLAEVEHNPRNNRMRAI is encoded by the coding sequence TTGTCGTCAGCAGCAGGAACCAAGGAAAACCCATGGAAGCTAAAGACTCCTCCCCTCACCTCCGAGTATGAGATGTATAAGGATGAGAAGGACGGAAAAGCCATTATCGTCTGTACCGTCGGCAAGACGGTGCTCCACTACGACTACCGCTGCATGGACGATTTATACGCCATGCTGAAGGAGCATGGCGACTGGATCGAGTTGGGCAGTGCCGACGAGCAGAAGCCTGCAAAAGACGGTACCGTAGAAGCCTGGGGACGCTCCCCGGAGAATCCGGTAGGCGGATGGTATGGCCTTAAAAAAGGGCTGCGCGGCAGATTTGGCATGTACATCCCGCCATTAATGGAGGCCTTGGGCCTCGCAGAGGTTGAACATAATCCAAGAAATAACCGGATGCGGGCCATATAG